The Vicia villosa cultivar HV-30 ecotype Madison, WI linkage group LG1, Vvil1.0, whole genome shotgun sequence genome includes a region encoding these proteins:
- the LOC131593624 gene encoding pectinesterase PPME1-like: protein MISKTRTSIINVVIIIVILYKANVVLSYDNSLIPADRSQVDSWFNKNVGPLKQRKSTLERLVDAEPGAKVIKVMKDGSGQFKTITDAINSIPTGNNKRVILKIGPGNYKEKITIDRSKPFITLLGTPKNMPNLTFDGTAKQYGTVDSATLIVPNMSSFVS, encoded by the coding sequence ATGATTTCAAAAACAAGAACCTCTATCATTAATGTTGTTATTATCATAGTAATTTTATATAAAGCAAATGTTGTATTATCATATGACAATAGTCTAATTCCTGCTGATAGATCCCAAGTAGATTCATGGTTTAATAAGAATGTGGGTCcattaaaacaaagaaaaagtACCCTTGAACGATTAGTGGATGCAGAGCCTGGTGCTAAGGTTATTAAAGTAATGAAAGATGGTAGTGGTCAATTCAAAACCATCACCGATGCCATCAATAGCATACCTACTGGAAACAACAAACGTGTAATTCTTAAGATAGGTCCTGGAAATTATAAGGAGAAAATAACAATTGACAGGTCTAAACCTTTTATTACATTGTTAGGTACACCAAAAAATATGCCTAATTTAACTTTTGATGGTACTGCAAAACAATATGGCACAGTTGATAGTGCAACATTGATTGTTCCTAATATgagttcttttgtttcttga